A genome region from Clupea harengus chromosome 7, Ch_v2.0.2, whole genome shotgun sequence includes the following:
- the LOC116221082 gene encoding hydroxycarboxylic acid receptor 2-like, with protein MLPETNFTTTSNRTTTIPNSGDGGCPPVGIQLEGVILPPVLTVDVILGLLGNTVALWIFCFKLKTWNPNHLFLFNLVIADFMALFSLPLRIDSLLRGHWVFGDGLCRINLFLMFTNRSASIALMTVVAIYRYFKVVHPHHRFNRMTKRQAAFVSVLVWLLVISPRVPMLAYNHIKGSGNNTQCFFFTSYKEASRAIIILVAMHRMLTVLEFIFPLAMLLFCSIRISSFLRARQMGKADKLRKAMRVCAAIVAVFMVCFLPTTVTTIGVWVIRSYRPWDCATFYTFTQLTIVSFGLNFLNSALDPIVYVFSSSMFRKALLGALSCAMRCGQNTGENTPSSSGTQSTTQEELKSMRASGDT; from the exons ATGCTCCCAGAGACAAACTTCACCACAACTTCAAACCGCACAACCACGATTCCTAATAGTGGTGATGGTGGCTGCCCACCAGTTGGTATTCAACTAGAAGGTGTGATCCTGCCCCCAGTCCTCACCGTTGATGTCATACTGGGGCTGCTGGGAAACACAGTCGCCCTGTGGATATTCTGCTTTAAACTGAAGACATGGAACCCTAACCACCTGTTCCTCTTCAACCTGGTTATCGCCGACTTCATGGCTCTATTTAGTCTGCCGCTGAGGATCGATTCCTTGCTCAGGGGCCACTGGGTGTTTGGAGATGGCCTGTGCCGGATCAACCTCTTCCTGATGTTTACTAACCGCTCGGCCAGCATTGCGCTCATGACCGTGGTGGCCATTTACCGCTACTTTAAG GTGGTCCACCCTCACCACCGCTTCAACCGCATGACCAAGCGGCAGGCTGCGTTTGTGTCGGTGTTAGTCTGGCTGTTGGTGATCAGTCCTCGGGTTCCCATGCTGGCTTACAACCACATTAAGGGCAGCGGCAACAACACTCAGTGCTTCTTTTTCACTTCTTACAAAGAGGCATCCCGCGCCATCATCATCCTGGTGGCCATGCACCGCATGCTGACGGTGCTGGAGTTCATCTTCCCACTGGCCATGCTGCTGTTCTGCTCCATCCGGATCTCCAGCTTCCTAAGGGCACGTCAGATGGGAAAGGCTGACAAGCTGCGCAAGGCAATGCGAGTGTGCGCCGCCATCGTTGCAGTGTTCATGGTGTGCTTCCTACCGACCACAGTGACGACCATCGGAGTGTGGGTCATCCGCTCATACCGCCCGTGGGACTGTGCCACCTTCTACACCTTCACCCAGCTCACCATTGTGTCTTTTGGGCTGAATTTCCTGAACTCGGCACTAGACCCCATTGTCTACGTCTTCTCCAGCTCCATGTTCAGGAAGGCCCTTTTGGGTGCGTTGTCCTGTGCCATGCGCTGTGGACAGAACACAGGCGAGAACACGCCGTCTTCGTCAGGAACTCAGTCAACCACCCAGGAGGAGCTGAAATCCATGAGGGCCAGTGGGGATACCTAG
- the LOC116221005 gene encoding hydroxycarboxylic acid receptor 2-like — translation MLPEPNFTTTSNLTTTIPNSGDGGCPPVGKQLGRVILTPVYTIDVILGLLGNIVALWIFCFKLKTWKPNHLFLFNLVIADFMLLLCLPLRIDDLLRGHWVFGDGLCRINLFLLFTNRSASIALMTVVAIYRYFKVVHPHHRFTRMTNRQAAFVAVFVWLLVISPRVPILAYNHIKGSDNNTQCLFFTPHKETLCAIIILVGMHRVLMVLEFIFPLAMLLYCSIRISSFLKAHQMGKPDKVRKAMRVCTAIVAVFTVCFLPSTVTTIGVWVIRSYRPSDCAAFNTIVPLSLVSFGLNFLNSALDPIVYVFSSSMFRKALLGALSCAMRCGQNASENTPSSSGTQSTNQKELKSMRASGDT, via the exons ATGCTCCCAGAGCCAAACTTCACCACAACTTCAAACCTCACAACCACGATTCCTAATAGTGGTGATGGTGGCTGCCCACCAGTCGGTAAACAACTGGGACGTGTGATCCTGACCCCAGTCTACACCATTGATGTCATACTGGGGCTGCTGGGAAACATAGTTGCCCTGTGGATCTTCTGCTTTAAACTGAAGACCTGGAAGCCTAACCACCTGTTCCTCTTCAACCTGGTTATCGCCGACTTCATGCTTCTTCTATGTCTGCCGTTGAGGATCGATGACTTGCTCAGGGGCCACTGGGTGTTTGGAGATGGCCTGTGCCGGATTAACCTCTTCCTGCTGTTTACTAACCGCTCGGCCAGCATTGCGCTCATGACCGTGGTGGCCATTTACCGCTACTTTAAG GTGGTCCACCCTCACCACCGCTTCACCCGCATGACCAATCGGCAGGCTGCGTTCGTGGCGGTGTTTGTCTGGCTGTTGGTGATCAGTCCTCGGGTTCCCATTCTGGCTTACAACCACATCAAGGGCAGCGACAACAACACCCAGTGCTTGTTTTTCACTCCTCACAAAGAGACGCTCTGCGCCATCATCATCCTGGTGGGCATGCACCGCGTGCTGATGGTGCTGGAGTTCATCTTCCCACTGGCCATGCTACTGTACTGCTCCATCCGGATTTCCAGCTTCCTAAAGGCACATCAGATGGGAAAACCTGACAAGGTACGCAAGGCAATGCGAGTGTGCACCGCCATCGTTGCAGTGTTTACGGTGTGCTTCCTACCTAGTACGGTGACGACCATCGGAGTGTGGGTCATCCGCTCATACCGCCCGTCGGACTGTGCCGCCTTCAACACCATCGTGCCGCTCAGCCTTGTGTCTTTCGGGCTGAATTTCCTGAACTCGGCACTAGACCCCATTGTCTACGTCTTCTCCAGCTCCATGTTCAGGAAGGCCCTGTTGGGTGCGTTGTCCTGTGCCATGCGCTGCGGACAGAACGCAAGCGAGAACACGCCGTCCTCGTCAGGAACTCAGTCAACCAACCAGAAAGAGCTGAAATCCATGAGGGCCAGTGGGGACACCTAG